Genomic segment of Ranitomeya imitator isolate aRanImi1 chromosome 6, aRanImi1.pri, whole genome shotgun sequence:
actatatggggccataacgtttgttcagcactgtatggggccataacgtttgtgcagcactatatggggccataacgtttgtgcagcactatatggggccataacgtttgtgcagcactatatggggctataacgtttgtgcagcactatatggggctataacgtttgtgcagcactatatggggccataacgtttgtgcagcactatatggggccattatgtttgtgcagcactatatggggccataacatttgtgcagcactatatggggccataacgtttgtgcagcactatatggggccataacgtttgtgcagcactatatggggctataacgtttgtgcagcactatatggggctataacgtttgtgcagcactatatggggccataacgtatgtgcagcactatatggggctataacgtttgtgcagcactatatggggctataacgtttgtgcagcattatatgaggccattatgtttgtgcagcactgtatggggcaaatatctctgtggagcatcttatggggccataatcagcatttgtgcagcattatattgggcatctatgtctatggagcatcttatggggcctttattaccctttatgcagcattatatggggcatattttattatggagcatcttatggggcacatcatgaactgtatggagcattatatggggctcctgattcaatatggatattcagaaacacttaaccttctgatgtctccattaattttacttttactggtatctatttttatttttgacatttaccggtagctgctgcattttccaccctaggcttatactcgagtcattaagttttcccagttttttgtggcaaaattaggggggggtcggcttatactcgggtcggcttatactctatataTACGGTATGTGATCACATAAATTTAATTTATTCCTATATTTTCTCATTTCAACCATTTAGTGCTGATGAATCACACAAGTCAGATTACACAGGTAGTAATGTCACAAAATAGGtataaagccaagggggtgaacacTTTCACAAGCCCCTGTATATCCACCTCTCCACATAATCCGGTCTTGTTCCTTACTCTTTAGCTGTACGGTTATGCGGATTTTTATTGTGAAGGCCTTGACAAAGGTCCAGGGATGGATAAATGTCGTCAGTCTTCGACACTGCAGACCTGACTTTACCCCAGCTGGGGTGCAGAGACTGGAGCAGGCAGCACGCAGGCGATCAGACCACCCGCCCATCGCCATTGTCAGCGCCTCATACCTGTAGATGTCACACTCCGACAGGCAGATCTCCTCATCCACAGCGTCCCACAGATCAGGCTTCAGGGAGGTGAAGTCTTCACCCAGAGCAGACACCAGGCTGCTATTCACAGCATTCACCACCTGAGGGCGACAGAGCAGCGGTCTCCGTGAGAATCGGCAGCTGTGCCATTGCACCTGGCCAGTCCCTCACCGAGGACACGACAGCCGCCAACACCTCCGATACTTACCCAGTTCAGACTAGGCTCCCGACTAAACTCATGACTCCGTGCTGCACTGAAGTCATAGTCTGGGCGAAAAGACTCATTCAGTGTGGCGATCAGATAAAACAGGGTCTTCCTACTGCACTTGTCGCTCAGCGGACCCTCCTCATCTCCGCCAAGACTCTTCCCCAGCCTGCAAGACACAAAGCAGAGATAACCTGAGAGCGGATCCCACCCATAAAGCTCGGACCACCCAAGAATAGCGGATACCGAGTACCGAAATATCAGCACCTCCAAACCAAGTACCTGCTGGGACTGACGCCGCCCGTCTGCGGAGGAGACAAGGCCTCCAAAACATGTGGCTGCCCATCCTGGCAAAACTGCTTGAACAAGTGCTTGTCGTCCCCGGCCATCTTACACGAGTAGCTCTCAATCCTGCAACACATAAGAAAGCTGTCAAGAGGGAGCGAGGAAAGGCCGGCCGGAGGAAGACCGAGGGCGCGAGGTGTGGCCGGCCAGAGGAAGGGAGGCAAAGAGGGCGCGAGGCGAGCCGGCCGGAGGAAGGGAGGCAAAGAGGGTGCAAGGCGAGCCGGCCGGAGGAAGGGAGGCAAAGAGGGTGCAAGGCGAGCCGGCCGGAGGAAGGGAGGCAAAGAGGGTGCAAGGCGAGCCGGCCGGAGGAGCAAGGAAAGGCCAGCCGGAGGAGCGAGGAAAGGCCGGCTGGAGGAAGACAGAGGGCGCGAGGCGTGGCCGGCCGGAGGAAGGGAGGCAAAGAGGGCGCGAGGCGTGGCCGGCCGGAGGAAGGGAGACAAAGAGGGCGCGAGGCGAGCCGGCCGGAGGAAGGGAGGCAAAGAGGGCGCGAGGCGAGCCGGCCGGAGGAGCGAGGAAAGGCCGGCCGGAGGAGCGAGGTAAAGCCGGCTGGAGGAAGACAGAGGGCGCGAGGCGTGGCCGGCCAGAGGAAGGGAGGCAAAGAGGGCGCGAGGCGTGGCCGGCCGGAGGAAGGCCGGCCGGAGGAGCGAGGTAAAGCCGGCTGGAGGAAGACAGAGGGCGCGAGGCGTCTCCGCCCGGAGGAAGGGAGGCAAAGAGGGCGCGAGGCGAGCCGGCCGGAGGAAGGGAGGCAAAGAGGGCGCTAGGCGAGCCAGCCGGAGGAAGGGACGCAAAGAGGGCGCAAGGCGAGCATGCCGGAGGCAGGAAGGAAGGTAAAGGGGGCATGAGGCGAGCCGGTTGGAGGAAGGGAGGCAAAGAGAGGGCGCAAGGTGAGCTGGCCAGAGGAAGGAAGGTAAAGAGGGCGCGAGGCGAGGCCAGCTGGAGGAAGGGAGGCAAAGAGAGGGCGCAAGGCGAGGCAGCCCAGAGGAAGGGAGGCAAAGAGGGCACGAGGAGAGGCCGGCTGGAAGGCAAGGCAGGCCTTAGGAAGGAAGACAGAGGGCGCGAGGCCGGCCAGACGAAAGGAGGCAAAGAGGGTGCGAAGCCTCATCCTACGCAGGGAGCCGGATGAGGCCGCCAGGGCACCCATGGCTCCTCCCTCCCTGGCTGCGCTGATCATTCACCTGCCGATCACATGCGAGTCTCCGGTCTCAGCACACAATTGGGAATTGACAGCTTCAAAGTGAGAATTCTCCAGAAGCTTCATTCCCACGAGAGGTGGAACCTGCAGAGCACAGAACCATGAAGATAATCGGGGAAAacaaacatagttacatagttattaaggtcgaaggaagactacgagtccatctagttcaccccatagcctaacctaacatgccctaacatgttgatccagaggaaggcaaaaaaaacccatgtggcaaagagtaagctccacattggggaaaaaaattccttcccgactccacatacggcaatcagactagttccctggatcaacgccctatcaaggaatctagtgtatataccctgtaacatcatacttttccagaaaggcatccagtcccctcttaaatttaagtaatgaatcactcattacaacctaatacggcagagagttccatagtctcactgctcttacagtaaagaatccgcgtctgttgttatgctttaaccttttttcctccaagcgcagaggatgcccccttgtccctgtttcaggtctatgattaaaaagatcatcagaaaggtctttgtactgtcccctcatatatttatacattaacttaagatcaccccttagtcttcgtttctccaaactaaatagccccaatatatggaggagaccactgacgtatgggggggggaggataaaatatggaggagaccactgacgtatgggggggggggataatatatggaggagaccactgacgtatgggggggggataatatatggaggagaccactgacgtatggggg
This window contains:
- the MAF1 gene encoding repressor of RNA polymerase III transcription MAF1 homolog isoform X1, which codes for MKLLENSHFEAVNSQLCAETGDSHVIGRIESYSCKMAGDDKHLFKQFCQDGQPHVLEALSPPQTGGVSPSRLGKSLGGDEEGPLSDKCSRKTLFYLIATLNESFRPDYDFSAARSHEFSREPSLNWVVNAVNSSLVSALGEDFTSLKPDLWDAVDEEICLSECDIYSYNPDLDSDPFGEDGNLWSFNYFFYNKKLKRMVFFTCRSISGYTYKRADVGSELDMDLEEEMEDEASHIRGDWPSMMCS
- the MAF1 gene encoding repressor of RNA polymerase III transcription MAF1 homolog isoform X2, with the protein product MKLLENSHFEAVNSQLCAETGDSHVIGRIESYSCKMAGDDKHLFKQFCQDGQPHVLEALSPPQTGGVSPSRLGKSLGGDEEGPLSDKCSRKTLFYLIATLNESFRPDYDFSAARSHEFSREPSLNWVVNAVNSSLVSALGEDFTSLKPDLWDAVDEEICLSECDIYSYNPDLDSDPFGEDGNLWSFNYFFYNKKLKRMVFFTCRSISGYTYKRADVGSELDMDLEEEMEDEASHIRGLQ